The segment CAAGGCAGATATTGAAGCTGCCCTGGCAGACTGGCAGCCCCGCGAGGCCAACAAGCTGAGCGACAAACTTGAAGACGTGCTGGATCAGCTCGAACGGGCATTTGTAGCCTGAGCCCGAAAATCGCATACGACCCTGGAGCATCACCATGCTGAACAAAGTAATGATTATTGGCCGTCTGGGCCGCGACCCCGAGCTGCGCTACACTCAGAGCGGCTCGCCTGTTGCCACCCTGAACGTTGCCACCGACGAATCCTACACCGACCGCGACGGCAACAAGGTGGACCGCACCGAATGGCACAGGGTTTCTGTTTTTCAGCGGCAGGCCGAAAACTGCGCCAACTTTCTGGCCAAGGGCAGCCTGATCTATGTGGAAGGCAGCCTGCAGACCCGCAAATGGCAAGACCAGCAGGGTCAGGACAGGTACACCACCGAAATCAAGGCCCAGCGCGTGCAGTTTCTTGATCGCAAGGGCGACGGCCCGCGCGATGCTGGCGGTGGCCGTGGTTTTGAAGAAGACTATGGCGCGCCTGCCGCTCCTGCTGCTCCCCGTGGCAATGCCCCCCGTGGCGGTCAGGGCGC is part of the Desulfovibrio sp. genome and harbors:
- a CDS encoding single-stranded DNA-binding protein, with translation MLNKVMIIGRLGRDPELRYTQSGSPVATLNVATDESYTDRDGNKVDRTEWHRVSVFQRQAENCANFLAKGSLIYVEGSLQTRKWQDQQGQDRYTTEIKAQRVQFLDRKGDGPRDAGGGRGFEEDYGAPAAPAAPRGNAPRGGQGAQGGRGQGGYSQQGGRKPQNMDDDLGPAFPSEASNMDDVPF